The Acholeplasma laidlawii PG-8A DNA window AGTCTAGGGGATGGACCGTATATAGATTGTTAGAATCGAATTGGTATACAGATCCTAATAAAGAGTTAAAACAAATTAAAGATTTAATGAAAATAGAAAAGAGTAATTAACACATGAAACCTGTATTTATATATATTTATGTTGTGGTGTGGATATTTATATCACTCATTACCTATGTAGCTTATTTAATGGATAAAGAACGTGCAAAAAAAGGTACGTGGCGTATTAAAGAAAAACACTTATTATTACTGACTGTTTTTATGGGTTCTATTGGTGGACTCATGGGCTTATATGTTGTAAGACATAAAACGAAACATTGGTATTTTGTAGTGATTAATTGGTTATCGTTTTTCTTACACCTTTACCTACTGTATTTTATTTATAGTCAAGTAGGCATAGCTAATTAGGTTCAAATAACTAAAATCTTTACTTTTTTATCATTTATTTAATAAATTTGGTGGATTTTATCCGTATCATTTTAATTATTCGCTAATTAGTAGTAAAATGAATATAGAATTATAATAATATATAGGGGGAATTTTAATATGAATTTCAATGATTTATTTCCAGGCGGCCTAGATACTTGGGCACTAGAAGAGTGGTTAATCGTAGGAGTAGGTTTACTAGTTGTTATTTTAATACTGTTTTTACTGCTTAAACCAAAGAAGAAAAAGACGCTACCTTATACTGAGGTTAAAGCTGTTCCTAAGACCGAACCTAAATCTTCACCGATTACAGAACAAAAAGTTGAACAAGTTGAACCAACAATAAAAGTAGAAGATAGACCTAAAGAAGATCAAAAACCTGTAGTTGAAGAAAAACCAGTTGCTAAAACTCAGGCTAAAGCTGCACCTAAAAAGGCATCTAATACTAAAGAAGCACCTTCTGAAAAAGAAGAAAAACCTGCAACTGACACTGACAAAGTTGTTAAATATCATGTATCACAAAATAAAGATGAAAAATCAGAGTTTAAAAATCAGTGGCGTGTCAGAAAACAAGGTTCACAAAAAACTATTAAGTACTTTAAAACTCAGGCTGAAGCCATTGCATTCGCAGAGACTCTAGCTGAGAATAATGATACATCCATTGTCATCCATAAACGCGATGGATCCATTAGGAAACAAGATTATACAAAGAAGAAATCCTCTAACTAGAGGATTTTTATTTGCTATGTTACAATAGATGTAAAGAGGGTGATACTCATGTGTGGACGTTTTACACTAACTGTGTCAAAAGCTCAATTAGAAGCCTTACTAAAGACCAGATATGATATTTTAGATAGTCCCAACTTTCAACTACCAAGATATAATATTAGTCCATCTAATGAAGTGGTTAGTATTTTACATGATGGTAAAAGACATCGAGTTGGCCAGTTAAAATGGGGCTTTAGACCAAAGTTTTCATCAACAGATAAACCTTTAGAAATCATTAATATCAAGGGTGAAACAGTATTTGAAAAACCAATCTTTAAAGAAAGTGTTCTAAAAAGACGCTGCAGTATTTTAGCAGACAGTTTTTTTGAATGGAACAGAGATAAAAGTGATAAAAACCCTTATAGATTTATGACCGATAATGGACTGTTTGCGATGGCAGCAATCTGGCAAACAGTAGAAACTAAAACGGGTGAAAAGATACATACGGTTGCAATCATTACAACTGAAAGTAATAAACTTATGCATGCTATTCATGATAGGATGCCGGTTATATTAACTAAGGAAGAAGAACAAACTTGGCTAAATAATCAAATTAAAGATGTAAAGACATTAGAAAAATTAATTAAGCCTTTTGATGCAGAACATATGTATTATGAAAGAGTTTCAACCTTAGTAAATAACCCTAAAAATGATGATATCGCAGTCATTGCAAAAATATAGACGAGGAAGATAAAAAATGGATAGATTAAGAAGATTAGGTGACATCTTACAAGCATTTGATGCTTATGATGTTTTTGAGTATTATAAATTAAATGGTGCTTCTGCACTACAATTTTTAATTATTGATTTAGGATTTGTAACAAATGAACTCAACTTTGATTTAGATACAAATTTAGATATTAAAAAAGTAAATGAATTAAGAAATATAGTAAACCGTGAACTACCAAAAATATTACAACAAAAAAACTTTAGTTTAGATGTGAAGCACACACAATTAACAGGCAGGATTGACAGTTATGCGATCATTGATAATACAACGA harbors:
- a CDS encoding DUF1294 domain-containing protein encodes the protein MKPVFIYIYVVVWIFISLITYVAYLMDKERAKKGTWRIKEKHLLLLTVFMGSIGGLMGLYVVRHKTKHWYFVVINWLSFFLHLYLLYFIYSQVGIAN
- a CDS encoding DUF2188 domain-containing protein, producing the protein MNFNDLFPGGLDTWALEEWLIVGVGLLVVILILFLLLKPKKKKTLPYTEVKAVPKTEPKSSPITEQKVEQVEPTIKVEDRPKEDQKPVVEEKPVAKTQAKAAPKKASNTKEAPSEKEEKPATDTDKVVKYHVSQNKDEKSEFKNQWRVRKQGSQKTIKYFKTQAEAIAFAETLAENNDTSIVIHKRDGSIRKQDYTKKKSSN
- a CDS encoding SOS response-associated peptidase: MCGRFTLTVSKAQLEALLKTRYDILDSPNFQLPRYNISPSNEVVSILHDGKRHRVGQLKWGFRPKFSSTDKPLEIINIKGETVFEKPIFKESVLKRRCSILADSFFEWNRDKSDKNPYRFMTDNGLFAMAAIWQTVETKTGEKIHTVAIITTESNKLMHAIHDRMPVILTKEEEQTWLNNQIKDVKTLEKLIKPFDAEHMYYERVSTLVNNPKNDDIAVIAKI